A region from the Terriglobales bacterium genome encodes:
- a CDS encoding hemolysin family protein: MVSLALLRVIALFLLVAANAFFVAAEFALVSVRDTRIQQLIEARRLGARTVRRLQQNLDQLLSAVQFGVTLTSLGLGWVGEATLAGLLEPLFRGVPYAGLYAHGIAITLAFAGITFLHVTLGELVPKSVALERAERVALAVSGPMEVFMTISKPALYLFSRSARLVLRIFGLRHLREGGVHSPEELKLIVTASRRVGLLPPLQEETIHRTLELGDVTVREVMIPRTNIFPLPADMPLDDALDRVVQDQHSRIPVYDPQRGPEHIVGVLYAKELMRWMQIRLAHVRQNAPADLLPRLEVRNIMRSVLVVPETKVLPDLLIDFKTHRRHLAVVVDEYGSVSGVVTVEDVLEQIVGELEDEYDVAPKPPLVTAGSMVLDGSATLRDLETHHHLPLPRDLGFETLGGFVMASLQKVPKPGDAFVHDGHRFVVLEMDGLRIQRVKVETVAPPLQQRVEKAGD; encoded by the coding sequence ATGGTCAGCCTGGCGCTGCTGCGGGTGATTGCTCTTTTCCTGCTGGTGGCGGCGAACGCCTTCTTCGTGGCCGCCGAGTTTGCCCTGGTCAGCGTCCGCGACACGCGCATCCAGCAGCTCATTGAAGCCCGCCGCCTCGGCGCGCGCACCGTCCGCCGGCTCCAGCAGAACCTCGACCAGCTGCTCAGCGCCGTGCAGTTCGGCGTCACCCTTACCAGCCTGGGACTCGGCTGGGTTGGCGAAGCCACGCTCGCCGGGCTCTTGGAACCCCTCTTCCGCGGCGTCCCTTACGCCGGCCTTTATGCGCACGGCATCGCCATCACGCTGGCCTTCGCCGGCATCACTTTCCTCCACGTCACCCTCGGCGAGCTGGTACCCAAGTCGGTTGCGCTGGAGCGCGCCGAGCGCGTGGCCCTCGCTGTCTCCGGCCCGATGGAAGTCTTCATGACCATCTCCAAGCCGGCGCTCTACCTGTTCAGCCGGTCCGCTCGCCTGGTGCTGCGCATCTTCGGGCTGCGCCACCTCCGCGAGGGCGGCGTGCACTCGCCCGAGGAACTCAAGCTCATCGTCACCGCCTCACGCCGCGTGGGCCTGCTGCCGCCGCTGCAGGAAGAAACCATTCATCGCACGCTCGAGCTGGGCGACGTGACCGTCCGCGAGGTCATGATCCCGCGCACCAACATCTTCCCTCTCCCGGCTGACATGCCGCTCGACGATGCCCTCGACCGCGTCGTCCAAGACCAGCACTCCCGCATCCCGGTCTACGACCCGCAGCGCGGCCCCGAACACATCGTCGGCGTCCTCTACGCCAAGGAGCTCATGCGCTGGATGCAGATCCGCCTGGCGCACGTGCGCCAGAACGCGCCCGCCGACCTGCTGCCGCGCCTCGAGGTCCGCAACATCATGCGCAGCGTGCTCGTCGTGCCGGAAACCAAGGTCCTTCCCGACCTGCTCATAGACTTCAAGACCCACCGCCGCCACCTCGCCGTCGTCGTGGACGAATACGGCTCTGTTTCCGGCGTGGTCACCGTGGAAGACGTGCTCGAGCAAATCGTCGGCGAATTGGAAGACGAATACGACGTGGCGCCCAAGCCGCCGCTGGTCACCGCCGGCAGCATGGTGCTCGATGGCTCCGCCACCCTGCGCGACCTGGAAACCCATCACCACCTGCCGCTCCCTCGCGACCTGGGCTTTGAGACCCTCGGCGGCTTCGTCATGGCCTCGCTGCAAAAGGTCCCCAAACCCGGCGACGCCTTCGTCCACGACGGCCACCGCTTCGTCGTCCTCGAAATGGACGGCCTCCGCATCCAGCGCGTCAAGGTCGAAACGGTGGCGCCGCCGCTGCAACAGCGCGTGGAGAAGGCGGGCGACTGA